The Cheilinus undulatus linkage group 2, ASM1832078v1, whole genome shotgun sequence genome has a window encoding:
- the ankk1 gene encoding ankyrin repeat and protein kinase domain-containing protein 1 produces the protein MDCLDGSPGDFRNFKKDDFEADWIKVAESRFGQVYQVKLKMWRLQCALKSFDTTLCADNFYRRTIEEASNVARVKFKYILPIYGLCSEATAVVMEYMSNGSLNNLLSSHTLMWPKKFQMIHETSMGMNFLHSMKPPILHLNLKTSNILLDDHLHVKISDFGLIHWKEGMSKKLFMENLTARGNISYIPPETFTQSADPPGTEFDVYSFGIVIWEILTQQKPYTGWSMTTVLLQVSDGKRPSLELVPEPRPPECDQMIRIMALCWKQDPRSRPHFSDTVRRTEALSEVLKIPGPITVSNSDSRLKSDYPWLLSPINKIALPVLADLPSDDQHAESKILSLLTKKDFGSFRQSVSREHIHAQFSEDKSLLHYTVASGDAESVEHVLNLGAEVNCTTVRGYTPLIVAVLQRFHDIISLLLDHGATADLGDEDQWTALHFAAQSGDDRAVRLLLDKGAAADAREKAGWMPLHLACQNGHETVVRLLLSRLSEEAVGEREAHGRTPLHLASAYGHLSIAKLLLYQGADPNASDCSLSTALHLAAAEGQNRLVRQLLKSGVNPDGADSRGFTPLHLAAQRGHTGICRQLLSNGASTDAMTLQGWTPIHLAALRGHEATVVQLESQGANVNARGENEWTPLHLACHQSKPEVVAKLLAARADPNVEDSEGWMPLHIACTSMSFQSVLYLISHHADVNALNSGKASPLHLAAQHGSAPIIKALLLNGADQTLQDASGSTALDVAKRSEKWDVVKLLT, from the exons ATGGATTGCCTTGATGGATCCCCCGGGGACTTCAGGAACTTCAAGAAGGATGACTTTGAGGCAGACtggattaaagtggcagaaagcagATTTGGTCAGGTGTACCAGGTCAAACTCAAGATGTGGCGGCTACAGTGTGCATTGAAAAGCTTTGACACAACACTGTGTGCAGACAACTTTTACAG GAGAACAATAGAGGAGGCATCGAACGTTGCCAGAGTGAAATTCAAGTACATCCTGCCCATCTACGGACTGTGCAGCGAAGCGACAGCCGTGGTGATGGAGTACATGAGTAATGGGTCGCTGAACAATCTCCTTTCAAGTCACACCTTGATGTGGCCAAAGAAGTTCCAGATGATTCATGAAACATCTATGGGCATGAATTTCCTCCACAGCATGAAACCTCCAATCCTCCACCTCAACCTCAAGACATCCAATATCCTGCTTGATGATCATCTGCATGTCAAG ATTTCAGATTTTGGTTTAATCCACTGGAAGGAGGGCATGAGCAAGAAGTTGTTCATGGAGAATTTGACAGCGAGAGGGAACATAAGTTACATTCCTCCAGAGACCTTCACTCAGAGCGCTGATCCTCCAGGAACTGAATTTGATGTTTACAG CTTTGGAATCGTGATCTGGGAGATTCTGACACAGCAGAAACCATACACAG GGTGGAGTATGACCACGGTGCTGTTACAAGTGTCGGATGGCAAGAGACCCTCTCTGGAGCTGGTACCTGAACCAAGACCTCCTGAGTGTGATCAGATGATCCGCATCATGGCACTGTGCTGGAAGCAGGACCCCAGGAGCCGACCACACTTCTCAG ACACAGTGAGGAGAACTGAGGCTCTGAGTGAAGTCCTGAAGATCCCTGGACCGATAACAGTTTCAAATAGTGACAGCAGACTGAAATCAGATTATCCATGGCTGCTTTCACCGATAAATAAG ATTGCTTTGCCTGTGCTGGCTGACCTTCCCTCAG ATGACCAACATGCTGAGAGCAAAATTCTCTCTCTGCTCACCAAAAAGGATTTTGGCAGTTTCAGACAGTCTGTCAGTAGAGAACACATACACGCACAGTTTTCTGAGGATAAAAGTCTCCTCCACTACACGGTGGCCAGCGGGGATGCAGAGAGTGTGGAGCATGTGCTAAATCTAGGTGCTGAAGTCAACTGCACTACTGTCAGAGGATACACTCCTCTTATTGTTGCTGTTCTGCAAAG GTTTCATGACATCATCTCTTTGTTGCTGGACCACGGTGCAACTGCAGACCTTGGAGATGAGGACCAGTGGACTGCGCTCCACTTTGCTGCTCAGAGTGGCGATGACAGGGCGGTCCGCCTCCTCTTGGATAAAGGAGCTGCGGCGGATGCCCGGGAAAAAGCTGGTTGGATGCCCCTCCACCTGGCCTGCCAGAACGGCCATGAAACAGTGGTGCGCCTGCTGCTTTCACGGCTGTCGGAGGAAGCAGTTGGAGAACGGGAAGCACATGGGAGGACGCCGCTCCATCTTGCCTCCGCCTACGGACATCTGAGCATTGCCAAGCTCCTCCTCTACCAGGGAGCAGATCCCAATGCTTCAGACTGCTCTCTGTCCACCGCTCTGCACTTAGCAGCCGCTGAGGGCCAGAACAGGTTAGTCCGACAGTTACTGAAGAGCGGAGTAAATCCTGATGGTGCAGATAGCAGAGGATTCACCCCGCTCCACCTGGCTGCTCAGAGAGGCCACACGGGCATATGCAGGCAGCTGTTGTCAAACGGGGCCAGCACAGACGCCATGACCCTGCAAGGCTGGACTCCCATACACCTGGCGGCCCTGAGGGGACATGAAGCCACGGTGGTCCAGCTGGAAAGTCAGGGTGCTAATGTGAATGCTAGAGGTGAGAATGAATGGACCCCGCTCCACCTGGCCTGCCACCAGAGTAAGCCTGAGGTGGTGGCAAAGCTCCTGGCAGCCAGAGCAGACCCTAATGTGGAGGACAGTGAGGGATGGATGCCTTTACACATAGCATGTACCAGCATGAGTTTCCAAAGTGTCCTTTATTTAATATCACATCATGCAGATGTGAATGCTCTAAACTCAGGGAAGGCCTCACCTTTACACCTGGCTGCTCAGCATGGCAGTGCTCCTATCATTAAGGCTCTGCTGCTGAATGGAGCAGACCAGACTCTGCAGGACGCTTCAGGATCCACAGCTCTGGATGTGGCCAAAAGAAGTGAGAAATGGGATGTAGTGAAGTTACTGACATAG